From the Verrucomicrobiota bacterium JB022 genome, one window contains:
- a CDS encoding choice-of-anchor M domain-containing protein, translating into MIPLAAASLQAGPWQRFITGHVDLRLVHHEETGLIFRPFHPETNEELGLKNTTLVALPDAQTVQPSGALWAPIGAAAGQIVWLLPQTSNPDLLWLGTRGALDANLLRPLPPAPVFGSGQAGLQLIAMSGSGPDAGGEFALYTTDNFGAPTFRCSTVDGIDEADLIAPINASSHTHYNWSFTAPGDYYLTFECYGYLRDSGERISSQATLHFQVEPSDPILTAPLQASAETGAVVLHWQADATGGPVTLWQSHDLHQWTMREVIPATGSAQQATIPATDEPLFFTLQRPEGEGL; encoded by the coding sequence TTGATTCCACTCGCCGCCGCATCGCTTCAGGCTGGGCCGTGGCAACGCTTCATCACCGGCCATGTGGATTTGCGGCTCGTCCATCACGAAGAGACGGGCCTGATCTTCCGTCCGTTTCACCCCGAGACAAACGAGGAGCTTGGGCTGAAAAACACCACTTTGGTCGCCCTCCCCGACGCCCAGACCGTACAGCCGTCAGGCGCGCTCTGGGCTCCCATTGGGGCGGCGGCGGGGCAAATCGTCTGGCTACTCCCTCAAACCTCGAACCCGGATCTTCTGTGGCTTGGGACGCGGGGGGCACTGGATGCAAACCTGTTGCGCCCCTTGCCTCCGGCCCCTGTTTTCGGCTCAGGCCAAGCTGGATTGCAGCTGATCGCCATGTCGGGCTCTGGGCCGGACGCCGGGGGCGAATTCGCGCTATATACGACCGATAATTTCGGAGCCCCTACCTTCCGCTGCAGCACCGTGGATGGCATCGATGAGGCAGACTTGATTGCGCCGATCAACGCCAGCTCGCACACGCACTACAACTGGTCGTTTACCGCCCCGGGCGACTATTACCTCACTTTCGAATGCTATGGCTACCTCCGTGATTCAGGGGAGCGGATCTCTTCGCAAGCCACCCTACACTTTCAGGTAGAGCCGAGCGACCCCATCCTCACCGCGCCGCTCCAGGCGAGCGCGGAAACGGGGGCAGTCGTCCTGCATTGGCAAGCGGATGCTACTGGTGGCCCAGTCACACTCTGGCAGTCTCATGACCTGCACCAGTGGACCATGCGCGAGGTCATCCCGGCGACAGGCTCAGCTCAGCAAGCGACGATTCCGGCTACAGACGAGCCGCTGTTCTTTACACTGCAAAGGCCGGAAGGCGAAGGGCTCTGA